One part of the Solanum dulcamara chromosome 3, daSolDulc1.2, whole genome shotgun sequence genome encodes these proteins:
- the LOC129883019 gene encoding pentatricopeptide repeat-containing protein At4g14820: MAIMTHPITPFVTPPVLLPPTVYPKTTHHLSTSISKATSLPQLKQVHTQILRQNLSDSDSLLFNLILSSIPFPSSLHYSLSIFSTLQNSQTHLINKLFGELSRSKEPHNALLFLENGRRNGLEVDRFSFPPLLKAASRALALREGVEIHGLVCKVGFDSDPFIQTALLGMYASCGIIEDARLVFDKMSHRDIVTWDIMIDGYCQNGLFDDVLVLLEEMSSSNVKPDSRVFTTILSACGQTGNLAIGKVIHGLISENNIIADSRLQSSLISMYAGCGCMDLAQNLYDKLSQKNLVVSTAMISGYSKAGQVEAARSIFDQITNKDLVCWSAMISGYAESAQPQAALKLLDEMQASGVKPDQVTMLSVISACANLGALDQAKRIHMIVDKYRFREALPVNNALIDMYAKCGYLDGARGVFGRMRRKNVISWTSMISAHAIHGEADQALMLFHQMKEPNWITFVAVLYACSHVGLVDEGQQIFSSMVNEYNITPKLEHYGCMVDLYGRANRLREALELVETMPMAPNVVIWGSLMAACRIHGEFELGEFAAKRLLELDPEHDGAYVFLSNFYAKGKRWENVGEVRQLMKHKGILKERGHSKIEMDNEIHEFLTADKSHKHADDIYTKLDEVVCKLKQDGYAPNTNVVLIDVDEDEKKDVVLLHSEKLTLCYGLLKSNRGSPIHIIKNLRICEDCHNFMKLASKVFEREIVVRDRTRFHHYRDGSCSCKDYW; this comes from the exons ATGGCTATAATGACGCACCCCATCACCCCCTTCGTCACCCCACCTGTCCTCCTCCCACCCACCGTCTACCCCAAAACCACCCACCACCTATCCACTTCCATCTCCAAAGCCACTTCTCTCCCTCAGCTCAAACAAGTCCACACCCAAATCCTCCGTCAAAACTTGTCAGATTCCGATTCCCTCCTTTTCAACCTCATTCTTTCTTCAATTCCTTTCCCTTCAAGCCTTCACTATTCGCTTTCCATCTTCTCCACTTTGCAAAACTCGCAAACCCATCTCATCAACAAGCTATTTGGTGAACTTTCACGTTCTAAGGAACCCCATAATGCGTTATTGTTTTTGGAGAATGGTAGAAGAAATGGGTTGGAGGTTGACAGGTTTAGCTTCCCCCCATTGCTGAAAGCTGCCTCAAGAGCTTTGGCATTGCGTGAAGGGGTGGAGATTCATGGGTTGGTTTGTAAGGTTGGGTTTGATTCTGACCCGTTTATTCAGACTGCTCTGCTTGGGATGTATGCTTCTTGTGGGATAATTGAAGATGCACGGTTGGTGTTTGATAAAATGTCTCATAGAGATATTGTCACTTGGGATATAATGATTGATGG TTACTGTCAGAATGGCCTTTTTGATGATGTATTGGTGCTGTTGGAAGAGATGAGTAGCTCTAATGTGAAACCCGACTCGAGGGTTTTCACAACCATTCTGTCTGCTTGTGGTCAAACTGGAAATTTAGCCATTGGGAAAGTGATTCATGGGTTAATATCAGAGAATAATATCATTGCTGATTCTCGTCTGCAAAGTTCTCTTATCAGCATGTATGCAGGCTGTGGCTGCATGGATTTGGCTCAGAATTTGTATGACAAACTGTCACAAAAGAATTTGGTGGTATCAACTGCCATGATTTCAGGGTACTCAAAGGCTGGGCAAGTTGAAGCTGCACGATCTATTTTTGATCAAATAACAAATAAGGACTTGGTTTGTTGGAGTGCAATGATATCTGGCTATGCAGAGAGCGCTCAACCTCAAGCAGCTCTGAAGTTACTTGACGAAATGCAGGCATCTGGAGTGAAGCCTGACCAAGTAACTATGTTAAGTGTTATTTCAGCCTGTGCTAATCTTGGTGCATTGGACCAAGCAAAAAGAATCCATATGATTGTTGATAAGTACAGATTTCGAGAAGCTTTACCTGTAAATAATGCCCTAATTGATATGTATGCCAAATGTGGGTATCTAGACGGAGCAAGAGGAGTGTTTGGTCGAATGCGAAGGAAAAATGTTATTTCGTGGACTAGTATGATTAGTGCGCATGCCATTCATGGAGAGGCTGATCAGGCCTTGATGCTTTTTCATCAAATGAAAGAGCCCAATTGGATTACGTTTGTGGCTGTTCTATACGCTTGTAGCCATGTTGGACTTGTTGACGAGGGACAACAGATCTTCTCATCAATGGTGAATGAGTACAATATCACACCTAAACTTGAACACTATGGTTGCATGGTTGACCTTTATGGCCGAGCGAATCGTCTCAGAGAAGCTCTGGAGCTGGTAGAGACTATGCCTATGGCACCAAATGTTGTCATTTGGGGTTCACTAATGGCTGCTTGTCGGATCCATGGTGAGTTTGAACTAGGAGAATTTGCAGCTAAAAGGCTCCTCGAGTTAGATCCTGAACATGATGGGGCTTATGTCTTCTTATCAAACTTTTATGCTAAAGGAAAAAGATGGGAAAATGTTGGGGAGGTGAGACAACTTATGAAACACAAAGGCATATTGAAGGAACGGGGACACAGTAAGATTGAAATGGACAATGAGATACACGAATTTTTAACAGCTGATAAGAGTCATAAACATGCTGATGACATCTACACGAAGCTAGATGAGGTAGTTTGCAAGTTGAAGCAGGACGGTTATGCTCCAAACACCAATGTTGTTTTAATTGATGTAGATGAGGACGAGAAGAAGGATGTGGTTCTTTTGCACAGCGAGAAGCTGACTCTTTGTTATGGATTACTGAAGAGTAATAGGGGATCACCAATCCATATAATCAAGAACTTAAGGATCTGTGAGGATTGCCATAACTTTATGAAGTTGGCATCTAAGGTGTTTGAGAGAGAAATTGTTGTAAGAGATAGAACTAGATTTCACCATTACAGAGACGGCTCATGTTCTTGTAAAGACTACTGGTGA